The following coding sequences lie in one Candidatus Eisenbacteria bacterium genomic window:
- a CDS encoding NAD(P)(+) transhydrogenase (Re/Si-specific) subunit beta, producing the protein MEARTTLIALGYLATAVAFIVGLKRLSSPATARSGNLIAMAGMALGVLITLFLPGLQNMGLIVLALAVGVIAATWGARVVRMTDMPQMVAILNGLGGGAAMLVSIAEVARAHPFLAPMTRTEAVSSALGILIGGLSFAGSLVAFGKLQGFVNEKPVTWPLQKVVNGALFAGALVLGALMLRDSGGVALAGFVIAVLLLGVLLVLPIGGADMPVVISLLNSFTGLAAAATGFVLSNHALIISGTLVGASGSILTQLMCKAMNRPLSNVLFGAFGGGGVAPVNGATASVAGTVRDISVEDSAVLLANIQSLAIVPGYGMAVAQAQHAVRDLADLLAKRGVAVKYAIHPVAGRMPGHMNVLLAEANVPYTQLFDLEQINPDFEHTDVALVIGANDVVNPAARTDPSSPIYGMPILDVDKARHIIIIKRSLNPGFAGIDNPLYYDAKTLMLFGDAKSVAQQLVEAVKQT; encoded by the coding sequence ATCGAGGCGCGCACCACCCTCATCGCGCTCGGCTATCTGGCCACGGCGGTCGCGTTCATCGTGGGGCTCAAGCGCCTCAGTTCTCCGGCGACCGCGCGCTCGGGCAACCTGATCGCGATGGCCGGTATGGCGCTCGGCGTGCTGATCACGCTGTTCCTGCCGGGCTTGCAGAACATGGGCCTGATCGTGCTCGCCCTCGCGGTCGGGGTGATCGCCGCCACGTGGGGCGCGCGCGTGGTTCGCATGACCGACATGCCGCAGATGGTCGCGATCCTGAACGGGCTCGGCGGTGGCGCGGCGATGCTGGTGTCGATCGCCGAGGTGGCGCGCGCGCATCCGTTCCTGGCTCCCATGACGCGCACCGAAGCCGTCAGCTCTGCGCTCGGCATCCTGATCGGCGGACTGTCGTTCGCGGGCAGCCTCGTGGCGTTCGGCAAGCTGCAGGGCTTCGTCAACGAGAAGCCGGTGACGTGGCCGCTGCAGAAGGTGGTGAACGGTGCGCTGTTCGCGGGTGCTCTGGTGCTCGGAGCGCTCATGCTGCGCGACTCGGGCGGAGTGGCGCTGGCCGGCTTCGTGATCGCGGTGCTGCTGCTCGGGGTGTTGCTGGTGCTGCCGATCGGCGGCGCCGACATGCCGGTGGTGATCTCGCTGCTCAACTCGTTCACCGGGCTCGCGGCGGCGGCGACCGGCTTCGTGCTCTCGAACCACGCGCTGATCATCAGCGGCACGCTGGTCGGCGCCTCGGGCTCGATCCTCACCCAGCTCATGTGCAAGGCGATGAATCGACCGCTCTCGAACGTGCTGTTCGGCGCGTTCGGCGGTGGTGGCGTGGCCCCCGTGAACGGCGCGACCGCGAGTGTCGCGGGCACGGTGCGCGACATCTCGGTCGAGGATTCGGCGGTGCTGCTCGCGAACATCCAGTCGCTCGCGATCGTCCCCGGCTACGGCATGGCGGTGGCGCAGGCACAGCACGCGGTGCGCGACCTGGCCGACCTGCTGGCGAAGCGAGGCGTGGCCGTGAAGTACGCGATCCACCCGGTCGCGGGCCGCATGCCGGGTCACATGAACGTGTTGCTCGCCGAAGCGAACGTGCCGTACACGCAGCTGTTCGATCTGGAGCAGATCAATCCCGACTTCGAACACACCGACGTGGCGCTGGTGATCGGGGCGAACGACGTGGTCAATCCGGCCGCCCGCACCGATCCGTCGAGCCCGATCTACGGCATGCCGATCCTCGACGTCGACAAGGCGCGCCACATCATCATCATCAAGCGCAGCCTCAATCCGGGATTCGCGGGCATCGACAATCCGCTCTACTACGACGCGAAGACGCTGATGCTGTTCGGTGACGCGAAGAGCGTGGCGCAGCAGCTCGTCGAGGCGGTGAAGCAGACCTAG
- a CDS encoding DUF3224 domain-containing protein gives MNTHASGPFDVKLTPQPAGENADFAFVGTLLLDKQFHGDLKATSKGIMLAAGTHVKNSAGYVALELVNGTLHGRRGTFVLQHSGLMNRGEGQLVIHVVPDSGTDELAGLSGSMAIIIEGGKHSYAFDYRFPEA, from the coding sequence CTGAACACGCACGCGTCGGGCCCGTTCGACGTGAAGCTGACCCCGCAGCCGGCGGGCGAGAACGCCGACTTCGCATTCGTCGGCACGTTGCTGCTCGACAAGCAGTTCCACGGCGATCTCAAAGCGACCAGCAAGGGCATCATGCTCGCCGCCGGCACCCACGTGAAGAACTCGGCCGGCTACGTGGCGCTGGAACTCGTGAACGGCACCCTGCACGGGCGCCGCGGCACCTTCGTGTTGCAGCACAGCGGGCTCATGAACCGCGGCGAGGGACAGCTCGTCATCCACGTGGTACCTGACTCGGGGACCGATGAGCTCGCGGGACTCTCGGGCTCGATGGCGATCATCATCGAGGGCGGCAAGCACTCCTACGCGTTCGATTACCGGTTTCCCGAGGCCTAA
- a CDS encoding NAD(P) transhydrogenase subunit alpha: MNPELLAQLTVFVLAVFLGFEVISKVPVVLHTPLMSGTNAIHGIVVIGGILVLGHANSALEGILGFVAVLFGAMNLAGGFVVTDRMLEMFKKKAPEKRS; the protein is encoded by the coding sequence GTGAATCCCGAACTGCTCGCGCAACTCACGGTGTTCGTGCTCGCGGTGTTTCTCGGCTTCGAGGTGATCTCCAAGGTCCCGGTGGTCCTGCATACGCCGCTCATGTCCGGCACCAATGCGATCCACGGCATCGTGGTGATCGGAGGCATCCTGGTACTCGGCCACGCGAACAGCGCGCTCGAAGGGATTCTCGGATTCGTGGCGGTGCTGTTCGGCGCCATGAATCTGGCCGGGGGATTCGTCGTGACCGATCGCATGCTCGAGATGTTCAAGAAGAAAGCCCCCGAGAAGCGTTCGTGA
- a CDS encoding NUDIX domain-containing protein, whose product MSARGVDAARTRRTAAGTRTRRTRAAVERGPVFACRQCGGPVARTSGEKPRKIHCPRCRYLLYDYPRAAAGMLVVRGDEVLVLRRAHPPRVGRLDIPGGFVDAGEELEAAARRELLEETGLAVGRCEWLGFWWDRYWLDGFGAFPTMNFYWLARWRRGTPRTADDAASAEWMPLARVLRARRDHAWGHMDAVYRTVRKRLARHA is encoded by the coding sequence ATGAGCGCGCGAGGCGTTGACGCCGCCCGCACACGCCGCACCGCGGCCGGCACTCGAACCCGCCGCACCCGGGCCGCGGTCGAGCGCGGTCCGGTCTTCGCGTGCCGGCAATGCGGCGGGCCGGTGGCCCGAACCAGTGGCGAGAAGCCGCGCAAGATCCACTGCCCGCGCTGTCGCTATCTGCTCTACGACTACCCGCGCGCAGCGGCCGGCATGCTGGTGGTGCGCGGCGATGAAGTGCTGGTGCTGCGCCGCGCACATCCGCCGCGCGTCGGCCGGCTCGACATCCCGGGCGGGTTCGTCGATGCTGGCGAAGAACTCGAGGCCGCGGCGCGGCGCGAGTTGCTCGAAGAGACCGGGCTCGCGGTCGGGCGCTGCGAGTGGCTCGGGTTTTGGTGGGATCGCTACTGGCTCGACGGTTTTGGCGCATTCCCCACCATGAATTTCTACTGGCTCGCCCGGTGGCGGCGCGGCACCCCGCGTACGGCCGACGACGCGGCGAGCGCCGAGTGGATGCCGCTCGCGCGCGTGCTGCGCGCACGGCGCGACCACGCGTGGGGGCACATGGATGCGGTCTATCGAACGGTTCGTAAGCGGCTGGCGCGTCATGCGTGA